Proteins found in one Heliomicrobium undosum genomic segment:
- a CDS encoding cell wall hydrolase — translation MAVIKAPTDQVKMLARLMRAEGEGEGELGMLMVGNVGVNRVRANCLDFRGIRSLQRMIYQSPGGFEAVQRPYFYQRAREKDIRLARRVVRGERRHPASNALWFFRPGGAGCPGTWYRQPNTGKFKKHCFFSPLRRNCPDVYRG, via the coding sequence ATGGCCGTCATCAAGGCGCCGACGGACCAGGTCAAGATGCTGGCCCGCCTGATGCGGGCCGAAGGGGAAGGCGAAGGCGAACTGGGGATGCTCATGGTCGGCAATGTGGGTGTCAACCGTGTCCGGGCGAACTGCCTTGACTTCCGGGGCATCCGATCGCTCCAGCGCATGATCTACCAGTCGCCCGGCGGGTTTGAAGCGGTGCAGCGGCCCTACTTCTACCAGAGAGCCCGAGAAAAAGACATCCGTCTGGCGCGGCGCGTCGTCAGAGGGGAACGCCGGCATCCGGCCAGCAACGCCCTGTGGTTTTTCCGGCCGGGAGGCGCCGGCTGTCCAGGAACCTGGTACAGACAGCCGAACACTGGAAAGTTCAAGAAACACTGCTTTTTTTCGCCGCTACGGAGGAATTGCCCCGACGTGTACAGAGGGTAG
- a CDS encoding methyl-accepting chemotaxis protein, which yields MNIQTRMLLSILLVVALVFSAVVAISIVKTREIVMESAQEKALLLAREQGNLVKIKLEESLVTTRALAGSLGGLKQKGFHDRDQVIGMLTEVLTNSPSVLAVWTCWEPDAFDGQDRRFAGTAGHDGTGRLVPYLARVGGKINLEPLVDYAQSGPGDYYLLALKSGEEQVIEPYEYPVNGQTYFITSLVSPIIIGGRVVGVAGIDMAINSMQDEHAAIRVFETGSLQLLSNGGTIVSHKEASMVGKTLVDSGDEAGAALTQAVKKGDVYTKQGYSSLYHKDVIRINVPVSIGQTGTPWSIGVIVPVDEVFSGSKRLLLLQLSAGAAGLVFLVLVIGLIARQIATPIRLAALRLERAAENDFSTGDVRAEYLARTDEIRLMARGIDRMNRTMCETVSHLKEAGQRLFDSGQSLDLQARDLSSNMQIVSASTQEIVASIQNVSAATEEVTASAQEMAASLSHLNGKAEEAERTASDVGERALQLRSDADAALQSARELSERININMARSMEEAKVVERISDLTDAVANISSQTNLLALNAAIEAARAGEQGRGFSVVAEEVRKLAAQSTEAVAQIRSVTDQVRLAIGDLVGNSGEILRFINEKVRGDYDRFAGVGRQYQDDADRFLGVARETGAMSRHVLAMVEELTRAFESVAAMTTQTTTGATDIGREMEKASDALSRIAEVASAQLDLSEQLQGIVVRFKT from the coding sequence ATGAACATTCAGACGCGGATGCTCCTTTCCATCTTGCTCGTGGTGGCCCTTGTCTTTTCGGCGGTTGTGGCCATCAGCATCGTCAAGACCCGCGAGATCGTCATGGAAAGCGCCCAGGAAAAGGCGCTCCTCCTGGCGCGCGAGCAGGGTAACCTGGTGAAGATCAAGTTGGAGGAATCGCTCGTCACCACCCGGGCGCTCGCCGGTTCTCTCGGCGGGCTGAAGCAAAAAGGGTTTCACGACCGCGATCAGGTGATCGGCATGCTCACAGAGGTGTTGACCAACAGCCCATCTGTGCTCGCTGTCTGGACCTGCTGGGAGCCTGATGCCTTTGATGGACAAGACCGCCGGTTTGCGGGGACGGCCGGCCATGATGGGACAGGACGACTGGTCCCCTATCTGGCCCGAGTTGGTGGAAAGATCAACCTGGAGCCGCTCGTCGATTATGCTCAGTCAGGTCCGGGGGACTATTACCTGTTGGCGCTCAAGTCCGGCGAAGAGCAGGTGATCGAACCCTATGAGTATCCCGTCAACGGTCAAACATACTTTATCACTTCGCTCGTCAGCCCGATCATCATCGGCGGGCGGGTGGTCGGTGTCGCCGGTATCGACATGGCCATCAATTCCATGCAGGATGAGCATGCGGCCATAAGGGTTTTTGAGACAGGGAGCTTGCAACTGCTCTCCAACGGCGGGACGATCGTCAGCCACAAGGAAGCGTCCATGGTCGGCAAGACCCTCGTCGACAGCGGTGACGAGGCAGGGGCGGCTTTGACCCAGGCCGTGAAAAAGGGGGATGTGTATACGAAGCAGGGATACTCGTCCTTGTATCATAAGGATGTGATTCGGATCAATGTTCCCGTTTCGATTGGTCAGACGGGGACGCCCTGGTCGATCGGTGTCATTGTGCCTGTCGATGAGGTCTTTTCCGGCTCGAAACGCCTGTTGCTGCTGCAACTGAGCGCAGGCGCCGCCGGTCTGGTTTTCCTGGTCCTGGTTATCGGGTTGATCGCCCGTCAGATCGCTACGCCGATCCGCCTGGCCGCATTGCGGCTGGAGCGGGCGGCTGAGAACGATTTTTCTACTGGCGATGTCCGTGCAGAGTATCTGGCGCGAACAGACGAGATCAGGTTGATGGCTCGGGGAATTGATCGGATGAATCGAACCATGTGTGAGACCGTCAGCCACTTGAAAGAGGCGGGGCAGCGCTTGTTCGATTCGGGACAGTCCCTGGATCTTCAGGCCCGCGACCTGTCTTCTAACATGCAGATCGTGTCAGCGTCGACGCAGGAGATCGTGGCGTCGATCCAGAATGTGTCGGCGGCTACGGAGGAGGTCACGGCTTCAGCCCAGGAAATGGCGGCCTCCCTGTCCCATCTGAACGGTAAGGCGGAAGAGGCCGAACGGACAGCCTCCGATGTGGGCGAGCGGGCGTTGCAATTGCGTAGCGACGCCGACGCGGCGCTGCAGTCGGCCCGGGAATTGAGTGAACGGATCAACATCAACATGGCCCGGTCGATGGAAGAGGCGAAGGTGGTTGAACGCATCTCCGATTTGACTGACGCGGTGGCGAACATCTCGTCGCAGACGAATCTCCTGGCGCTGAACGCAGCCATTGAGGCGGCCCGGGCGGGAGAACAGGGGCGCGGGTTTTCTGTGGTCGCCGAGGAGGTGCGCAAATTGGCTGCCCAGTCGACGGAGGCGGTTGCCCAGATCCGCTCGGTGACTGATCAGGTGCGCCTGGCCATCGGTGATCTTGTCGGAAATTCCGGCGAGATCCTCCGCTTCATCAATGAAAAGGTACGCGGCGATTATGATCGCTTTGCCGGAGTCGGGCGTCAGTATCAGGATGACGCCGATCGTTTCCTGGGGGTAGCCCGGGAGACGGGCGCCATGAGCCGCCATGTGCTGGCCATGGTGGAGGAACTGACGCGTGCCTTTGAATCGGTGGCGGCCATGACGACGCAGACGACGACGGGCGCCACCGATATCGGGCGGGAGATGGAGAAAGCCAGCGATGCCCTCAGCCGCATCGCGGAGGTGGCTTCGGCCCAGTTGGATTTGTCGGAACAACTGCAGGGGATCGTGGTCAGGTTCAAAACGTGA
- a CDS encoding DUF4349 domain-containing protein: protein MRLPPLFRCLSLSLCLILLLTLSGCGASSRSDSSNPEKNQAGGSPSSAPHNGVAEQAAADKASPEGGKAPIPPAGVNDRKMTYTVDMDLRVENMETAQAQVQEIFRSLGGYILEGNMHTTGNNPTAIVKGRVPAPRLDEALQDITQAGKVLSQTMNTKDVTDQLVDWQARLNALKEKERRLLRLVDTAGELKTILELEREIASTRGEIESLNGRLQGLEKSVEMSTITVKLQERPVNPGVQTSIWSGFGVEMGGALSTSLNAFSYLLKTALLAAIFFLPFGLLGWGGYWLYKRWKDRRKDSPE, encoded by the coding sequence ATGCGGCTGCCACCCCTTTTCCGGTGCTTGTCCCTCTCTCTTTGCCTCATCCTGCTGCTTACCCTTTCCGGCTGCGGCGCTTCCAGCCGCAGCGATTCATCGAACCCGGAAAAAAACCAGGCGGGAGGCAGCCCCTCCTCTGCCCCGCACAACGGGGTTGCAGAACAGGCCGCCGCTGACAAAGCCTCCCCAGAGGGCGGAAAAGCGCCGATCCCGCCTGCGGGCGTGAACGACCGGAAGATGACCTACACCGTCGACATGGACCTGCGGGTGGAAAACATGGAAACGGCTCAAGCGCAGGTCCAGGAGATCTTCCGTTCCCTCGGCGGCTACATACTTGAGGGCAATATGCACACGACCGGCAACAACCCAACAGCGATCGTCAAGGGGCGTGTGCCAGCCCCTCGTCTCGATGAAGCCCTCCAAGATATCACCCAGGCAGGCAAGGTGCTCTCTCAGACGATGAACACCAAGGATGTGACCGACCAACTGGTCGACTGGCAGGCACGCCTCAACGCGCTGAAAGAGAAGGAACGGCGGCTGCTCCGCCTCGTCGACACAGCAGGCGAACTCAAGACGATCCTCGAACTGGAGCGAGAGATCGCCTCCACCCGCGGCGAGATAGAAAGCCTGAACGGGCGGCTGCAAGGCCTGGAAAAGAGCGTCGAAATGTCTACCATCACCGTCAAACTGCAAGAAAGACCAGTAAACCCCGGCGTGCAAACCTCCATCTGGTCGGGCTTCGGCGTAGAGATGGGCGGCGCTTTGTCCACCTCGCTCAACGCCTTCAGCTACCTCTTGAAAACGGCGCTCCTTGCCGCCATCTTCTTCCTTCCCTTCGGCCTCCTCGGCTGGGGCGGTTATTGGCTTTACAAGCGGTGGAAAGATCGGCGCAAGGATTCTCCGGAGTAA
- a CDS encoding ABC transporter permease, giving the protein MTINAWRVFRRHLHVLKKTWMTNLMFNFIEPFLYLVAMGFGLGSLVQEVEGVSYLQFIGLGMIASSAMWAATFEATYGSFVRLHFQKTYHAMLGTPATVADVVFGDLLFASLKSLIFGAVILIVVTSLGLVHSAWALLILPFLPVHGFFFATAALTFTGWSKHIDYFNYYITLFSTPLFLFSGIFFPVSTLPGWAQNLAWLNPLYHSVEVVRQLGLGRPAPVLLVHLLVLLLLSAALAWAPVRLMEKRLLQ; this is encoded by the coding sequence ATGACGATTAACGCTTGGCGGGTGTTTCGCCGCCATCTCCATGTGCTGAAGAAGACATGGATGACCAACCTGATGTTCAACTTTATCGAGCCCTTCTTGTACCTGGTGGCCATGGGTTTTGGCCTCGGCAGTCTGGTGCAGGAGGTCGAGGGGGTCAGTTACCTTCAGTTCATCGGGCTCGGCATGATCGCCTCTTCGGCCATGTGGGCGGCCACCTTTGAGGCCACTTACGGCAGCTTCGTGCGGCTGCATTTCCAAAAAACCTACCATGCCATGCTGGGAACGCCGGCCACGGTCGCTGATGTGGTCTTCGGCGACCTGCTGTTCGCGTCTCTGAAAAGCCTCATTTTCGGGGCCGTCATCCTGATCGTCGTTACCAGCCTCGGCCTCGTCCATTCCGCCTGGGCGCTGCTGATCCTGCCCTTTTTGCCGGTTCACGGCTTCTTTTTTGCCACGGCGGCCCTCACCTTTACGGGATGGAGCAAGCATATCGATTACTTCAATTATTACATCACCTTGTTTTCGACGCCCCTTTTCCTGTTTTCGGGTATCTTTTTCCCTGTGAGCACGCTGCCCGGTTGGGCGCAGAACCTCGCTTGGTTGAATCCCCTTTACCACAGTGTCGAAGTGGTCCGTCAACTGGGGCTGGGTCGCCCGGCGCCGGTCTTGCTGGTTCACCTGTTGGTGCTCCTCTTGCTGTCAGCGGCCTTGGCTTGGGCGCCGGTGCGGTTGATGGAGAAACGGCTGCTCCAGTGA
- a CDS encoding type II secretion system protein: MGRRIKSDERGMTLVEMLTVVAILSISFTAIYAMIQMNTRVLERESKSFEARSGAYDQLNNLLRDAQKARKVDINSLSSPNRTQLVLHNELFTPNGIKTYLLTDADGDGRYVLSIDGTNVSDLQVNRLNGRPFFDMTGKNVLTVAMSYCDSSAHGEETVLETSIASRVYGPLARIDGLTLSSVLTNIRFNPSIFYYSATGQAGVRISLKADYDDNTYDVAAILNGQKKNLSDGDTIEMEALNRGENKLIVTIFPDSPDGVVEEEDKVNYEVLIYGE; this comes from the coding sequence ATGGGGCGCCGGATAAAAAGCGATGAGCGTGGCATGACCCTGGTGGAAATGTTGACGGTGGTTGCAATTCTGTCGATTTCCTTTACAGCCATCTACGCCATGATTCAAATGAACACTCGCGTGCTTGAGCGAGAAAGCAAAAGTTTCGAAGCCCGTTCGGGCGCCTATGATCAACTCAACAATCTCCTCCGGGATGCCCAGAAAGCTCGGAAAGTCGACATAAACAGTCTCTCCTCGCCAAATCGCACTCAGTTGGTATTACATAACGAGTTGTTTACCCCCAACGGAATCAAGACGTATTTGCTAACTGACGCCGATGGCGACGGACGGTACGTCCTGTCTATTGACGGAACCAATGTTTCTGATCTGCAAGTCAATCGGCTTAATGGACGCCCGTTTTTTGATATGACTGGCAAAAATGTGCTCACTGTCGCGATGAGTTATTGCGATAGCAGCGCTCACGGTGAGGAGACCGTACTGGAGACGTCTATCGCGAGCAGAGTCTATGGCCCCTTGGCTCGCATTGACGGTTTGACCTTATCGAGCGTGTTAACAAATATCCGCTTTAATCCATCCATATTTTATTATTCAGCCACCGGACAAGCAGGCGTTAGGATTTCCCTTAAAGCGGATTACGACGATAACACATATGATGTAGCAGCAATTTTAAATGGACAAAAAAAGAATTTGTCCGATGGCGACACAATAGAGATGGAGGCGTTGAACCGCGGCGAGAACAAACTGATTGTAACGATATTCCCGGATTCACCCGATGGTGTGGTAGAGGAAGAAGATAAAGTAAACTATGAGGTCTTGATCTATGGCGAATGA
- a CDS encoding Ig-like domain-containing protein — protein sequence MGHWKKLLSLVTLCAFWAAGLTGLSPAWAASGAKYYGPSQDANNGNWRDKYVAMEKTPEADFMIRVGDIDNFATGWDQGFDPFSGEKTKNTHPFPPRTKPADEPNGLDVIMIGSKAKTNPLLRPNLDTEEHKGHDGYSGMTATIKKSGNNYTVVSQGYPTAMTTVPITIDFSQYKDSIYKQGIDKAMLQLYLDDFQATRFGTKYKVWLNGQRAYFMEPAINSLAQSGPRGQLVTIPIPDEFHPLLLSGKLTVKFDDDETGYPDGFAIDFAKLLIGVKKTASTGAISGKVKDKENGGNLEGATVEIPGLMSTTSDRNGDFLLENVPAGLAFVTASKPGYESLTQNVDVRAGKKEEVHFPLHYGGDIKAPNGSVTINGGAATTGSPAVSLTLSAEDPGPNGTGVKLMRFSNDGINWTQWEAYATSRAYTLPGRGGLKWVYVQFMDGANNVSDTASASITFVPQVSSIAFDQSSYSVAAGMKGNVKVTAYFNDNTSLDVSTDYNTSYYSSDETVATIAGGTIAGVQMGTATVTVAYGGKSATANVTVGAPVLCGITWGSNNYTAPKGATQNVTVTAQYSDRSTKDITYDPGISCKTSNSNIATISGGVITAKSEGAANLTAVYGGFSSICTVSVTSAAVKALSWDQTRYAVPDGESKAFTIRAIYTDNSSLDITTDPNISIATANADIATANRGMIMGHMQGTTVLTATFSGVSQEASVTVGSPVIKDLTWEGSPYTVIKTKTQTFRITATYSDGSTADVTSSVSYSADNRSVADVTTPGIIEGKSAGETVIRATINGISKTAVINVVEATVRSIYWDKAEYSLYKNANQPIRLMAELTDDTSVDITHDAAVIYQSDNEDVVVVNKDEGKITGVGAGTATITATYGDMSTGANVSVLFKSIADLSKLIIGEYKSDGLITYYGELNPTLHDSKDDYYMINVTEWAPLLDASTYSYKLPIILQAADPDATISVNGQTVQKDERGENPFEMTLTVGGVNWFKIIVTAQDGTSTRVYSVGVYLPPAMVNPGNIESRTSIDINQWNN from the coding sequence ATGGGACATTGGAAGAAGTTGCTCAGCTTGGTTACCCTTTGCGCCTTCTGGGCAGCCGGCCTGACGGGACTTTCCCCCGCATGGGCGGCAAGTGGCGCCAAGTATTACGGGCCATCCCAAGACGCGAACAACGGCAACTGGCGTGACAAGTATGTTGCTATGGAGAAAACGCCGGAAGCCGATTTTATGATCCGCGTAGGGGATATCGACAACTTTGCTACCGGTTGGGACCAGGGCTTCGATCCTTTTAGTGGTGAAAAGACGAAGAATACGCACCCCTTTCCGCCGCGGACCAAGCCTGCTGACGAGCCGAACGGCTTAGATGTGATCATGATTGGTTCCAAAGCAAAAACGAATCCACTCTTGCGTCCCAATCTCGATACAGAAGAGCATAAGGGACATGACGGCTACAGCGGCATGACAGCAACAATCAAAAAGTCTGGCAATAACTATACCGTAGTCAGTCAAGGGTATCCCACTGCGATGACAACCGTTCCCATCACCATCGACTTTAGCCAGTACAAAGACTCGATCTACAAACAGGGCATTGACAAGGCAATGCTACAGTTGTATCTGGATGACTTTCAGGCAACCCGTTTCGGCACAAAGTACAAGGTGTGGCTCAACGGCCAGCGTGCATACTTCATGGAACCTGCGATTAACTCCCTGGCCCAGAGCGGCCCAAGAGGGCAGTTGGTGACCATTCCCATCCCCGATGAATTTCACCCCTTATTGCTCAGCGGAAAACTGACAGTCAAATTTGACGATGATGAAACAGGTTACCCAGACGGATTTGCTATCGATTTTGCTAAACTGCTGATCGGGGTGAAGAAGACCGCTAGCACCGGCGCGATCAGTGGGAAAGTGAAGGACAAGGAAAACGGGGGCAACCTGGAAGGGGCTACAGTGGAGATTCCGGGACTGATGTCTACCACGAGTGATCGCAACGGCGATTTTCTCCTGGAGAATGTGCCTGCTGGGTTGGCCTTTGTGACGGCCTCTAAGCCTGGGTACGAAAGTTTGACCCAAAACGTGGATGTCCGTGCTGGGAAGAAGGAGGAAGTGCATTTTCCACTCCATTATGGCGGTGATATTAAAGCGCCGAACGGCAGCGTGACCATCAACGGAGGAGCGGCAACCACCGGTTCTCCCGCTGTTTCCTTGACATTGTCAGCCGAGGATCCTGGCCCCAACGGAACAGGTGTGAAGCTGATGCGCTTTTCCAACGACGGGATCAATTGGACGCAGTGGGAAGCCTACGCCACTTCACGCGCCTACACCTTGCCTGGAAGGGGCGGGCTCAAGTGGGTCTACGTTCAATTCATGGACGGCGCCAACAATGTAAGCGACACCGCTTCGGCATCCATCACCTTCGTGCCCCAGGTCAGTTCCATCGCTTTTGATCAGAGCAGTTACAGCGTTGCTGCGGGGATGAAGGGCAACGTCAAAGTGACCGCCTATTTCAACGATAATACCAGTCTCGATGTATCCACAGATTACAACACATCCTATTACAGCAGCGACGAAACTGTCGCCACGATAGCCGGCGGGACAATAGCGGGCGTTCAAATGGGTACGGCGACCGTGACAGTTGCTTACGGCGGCAAGAGCGCGACGGCAAATGTAACAGTCGGCGCTCCCGTGCTCTGCGGCATCACCTGGGGCTCCAACAACTATACGGCGCCGAAAGGCGCGACACAGAATGTGACGGTAACGGCGCAGTACAGTGATCGATCCACAAAAGATATCACTTATGACCCGGGAATCAGTTGCAAGACCAGTAACTCAAATATTGCCACCATCAGCGGGGGGGTTATCACAGCCAAATCTGAGGGGGCCGCCAACCTGACAGCGGTGTACGGTGGGTTTAGTTCCATCTGCACTGTCTCGGTCACCTCGGCTGCCGTAAAGGCGCTCAGTTGGGACCAGACACGTTACGCGGTGCCCGATGGGGAAAGCAAGGCCTTCACGATTCGCGCAATATACACAGACAATTCTTCACTGGATATAACCACTGACCCCAACATCTCAATTGCTACTGCCAATGCGGATATCGCGACTGCAAACCGCGGTATGATCATGGGCCACATGCAGGGCACTACAGTTCTGACAGCTACTTTCAGCGGCGTCAGCCAGGAAGCTTCAGTGACTGTAGGCTCGCCGGTGATCAAGGACCTCACCTGGGAGGGCTCCCCGTATACAGTCATTAAGACAAAAACGCAAACCTTCCGAATCACTGCCACCTACTCTGATGGAAGCACCGCCGATGTTACCTCATCTGTTTCCTATTCAGCGGATAATAGGTCGGTGGCTGACGTAACAACGCCCGGTATTATCGAAGGGAAGAGCGCCGGGGAAACGGTGATACGCGCCACCATAAACGGCATTAGCAAAACAGCCGTCATCAACGTGGTGGAAGCAACCGTGCGAAGCATATACTGGGATAAGGCGGAATACTCGCTATATAAGAACGCAAATCAACCGATTCGGTTAATGGCGGAACTCACCGATGACACTTCAGTGGACATCACCCATGATGCTGCTGTTATCTACCAATCTGATAATGAGGACGTCGTTGTCGTCAACAAAGACGAAGGGAAGATCACCGGCGTCGGCGCCGGTACAGCGACCATTACTGCGACCTACGGCGACATGTCAACCGGTGCAAACGTGTCGGTCCTGTTTAAGAGCATTGCGGACCTTAGCAAGTTGATTATCGGCGAGTATAAGAGTGATGGGCTGATTACCTACTATGGAGAATTGAATCCAACACTCCATGACAGTAAAGACGATTACTACATGATCAATGTCACCGAATGGGCGCCTTTGTTGGATGCCTCAACCTATAGCTATAAGCTTCCGATTATCCTGCAAGCCGCCGACCCTGATGCAACGATTAGCGTAAATGGTCAAACGGTGCAGAAGGATGAACGAGGGGAAAATCCCTTCGAAATGACATTGACGGTCGGAGGCGTTAACTGGTTCAAAATCATCGTCACCGCCCAAGATGGAACGTCAACACGAGTCTATTCGGTTGGTGTCTATCTCCCGCCGGCGATGGTCAATCCCGGCAATATCGAGTCAAGGACCTCTATTGATATCAACCAGTGGAATAACTAA
- a CDS encoding pilus assembly PilX N-terminal domain-containing protein yields the protein MANEIERCLTLRKPDDTERGSIILVLLIAIVMMTTATVLIEGTLSEFLSDRNRQNDIVARYAAEAGAEQYLYEVVCKLNEQKAYTLRSESSITPPLMTGSTNWEVEDESGSIEPIRSDLSYYTYLDISEIDDNNDFGWTSTSPGNRLPDGGFFLLNPSVGIAITNNSSEEESASFIEEERQNPKIYLPTIPEIGSEPVDSFQLRFTVTAQTAAGISRDLEVTSGFNVKLKENHEEYSQRFYNGSFITTMEWEFELLK from the coding sequence ATGGCGAATGAAATAGAGAGATGCTTGACGTTGCGGAAACCTGACGACACGGAACGAGGTTCAATCATTCTGGTGCTGTTGATCGCGATTGTCATGATGACGACGGCGACCGTGTTAATCGAAGGCACTCTCTCGGAATTCCTTTCGGACAGAAACCGGCAAAATGATATTGTCGCCCGCTATGCGGCGGAGGCAGGGGCGGAACAGTACTTATATGAAGTGGTGTGCAAGTTAAACGAACAAAAAGCATACACACTGCGAAGCGAGTCGTCCATTACCCCGCCACTGATGACAGGGAGCACAAATTGGGAAGTGGAAGACGAATCGGGGAGTATAGAGCCGATTCGAAGCGATCTTTCTTACTATACATACCTGGATATTTCCGAGATCGACGATAACAATGATTTTGGATGGACGTCTACGAGTCCGGGCAACAGGCTTCCCGATGGCGGTTTTTTTCTGTTAAACCCGTCTGTCGGCATTGCGATCACCAACAACTCCAGTGAAGAAGAGAGTGCCTCATTTATTGAAGAGGAAAGACAAAATCCGAAAATATACCTGCCTACCATTCCGGAGATCGGGAGCGAACCGGTTGATTCTTTTCAATTGAGATTCACCGTGACCGCCCAAACAGCTGCCGGTATTTCCCGTGACTTAGAAGTGACCTCCGGATTTAACGTCAAATTGAAAGAGAACCATGAGGAATACTCCCAAAGGTTTTATAATGGCAGCTTTATCACGACTATGGAATGGGAGTTTGAACTTCTAAAATAA
- a CDS encoding type IV pilus modification PilV family protein encodes MESREQGFTILESMIALTILSIIVLAATNAYIFSTFRGKEEQNRTTALAFAAEQLERYKEEFSRDHLFDSGGHLYRKGADGEWALYTIPVIPDSAPRNNMVFHSKLVVTSRGIDDKSPSVGKDGVEQDLHDNQLLQLSVTVSWPAAAPAVEQQSVQLTTFVKTR; translated from the coding sequence ATGGAGAGTAGGGAACAGGGTTTCACCATCTTGGAGTCGATGATCGCCCTTACGATTTTGTCCATCATCGTGCTTGCCGCCACCAACGCATACATTTTTTCCACTTTCCGGGGGAAAGAGGAGCAAAACAGGACAACGGCGCTGGCCTTCGCGGCGGAACAGTTGGAACGGTATAAAGAAGAATTTTCGCGCGATCATCTCTTTGATTCGGGTGGTCATCTCTATAGAAAAGGAGCGGATGGTGAGTGGGCACTATACACCATCCCGGTCATACCCGATAGCGCTCCCCGAAACAACATGGTCTTTCACTCGAAACTGGTTGTCACATCTAGGGGAATCGACGACAAGTCCCCCTCAGTAGGCAAAGATGGGGTTGAGCAAGATTTGCATGACAATCAATTGCTTCAACTGTCCGTTACCGTCTCTTGGCCGGCTGCAGCACCGGCGGTCGAACAACAGTCAGTTCAATTGACCACCTTTGTCAAAACGAGGTAA
- the gerQ gene encoding spore coat protein GerQ produces MDREEMRPIAGRPEYPAQPGPCDQDACRPEPYPLPAQPMYPMPEMPAPGPMTGPIAAPMPCPMPGMMPEMPGMMPQMPGMMPGMPGMVSPIGAYPMPTVPYPPSGGMIPGGPVMEEGPQVPGMLPLEQSYIENILRLNRGKVATIYMTFENNVQWNAKCFRGCIEAAGRDHIILSDPKTGKRYLLLMVNVDYVTFDEPIAYDYPGYLASPVRQR; encoded by the coding sequence ATGGATCGTGAAGAGATGAGACCGATCGCAGGAAGACCGGAGTATCCGGCCCAGCCGGGTCCTTGCGATCAAGACGCCTGTCGCCCAGAGCCCTATCCCCTGCCTGCCCAACCGATGTATCCCATGCCGGAGATGCCGGCGCCGGGTCCCATGACCGGCCCCATCGCAGCACCCATGCCTTGCCCTATGCCGGGCATGATGCCGGAGATGCCTGGGATGATGCCCCAAATGCCTGGGATGATGCCGGGAATGCCGGGGATGGTCAGCCCCATCGGCGCCTACCCCATGCCGACCGTTCCCTATCCCCCCAGCGGCGGCATGATCCCGGGCGGTCCTGTCATGGAGGAAGGCCCCCAGGTGCCGGGCATGCTGCCGCTGGAGCAGTCGTACATTGAAAACATCCTCCGCCTCAACAGGGGCAAGGTGGCCACCATTTACATGACCTTCGAGAACAATGTGCAGTGGAACGCCAAGTGCTTCCGCGGGTGCATTGAAGCCGCCGGACGCGACCACATCATCCTCAGCGACCCCAAAACGGGAAAACGTTACCTCCTGCTGATGGTGAACGTCGATTACGTGACCTTTGACGAGCCTATCGCCTACGATTACCCTGGGTATCTGGCGTCACCCGTGCGCCAGCGGTGA